A stretch of the Actinomyces faecalis genome encodes the following:
- a CDS encoding YlxR family protein — MKHLSHVPERTCVGCRAQGPRAQMLRLVIDDGELRVDARAAMPGRGAWIHLDPACLELAERRRALGRALRTSEPLDAAPVREWIASWVSQDGETGRASDAPDVRRDNDR, encoded by the coding sequence GTGAAGCACCTCTCACACGTGCCTGAACGGACCTGTGTCGGTTGTCGTGCTCAGGGACCCCGGGCGCAGATGCTGCGCCTGGTGATCGACGACGGCGAGCTCCGCGTCGACGCCCGGGCGGCTATGCCAGGGCGAGGAGCGTGGATCCACCTGGACCCCGCGTGCCTGGAGCTGGCCGAGCGCAGACGAGCCCTCGGGCGCGCGCTGCGCACCAGTGAGCCGCTGGATGCGGCTCCCGTGCGTGAGTGGATCGCCTCCTGGGTCAGCCAGGACGGCGAGACAGGGCGCGCGAGCGACGCACCGGACGTGCGCCGCGACAACGACCGATGA